The region GTCTATCGGCTTGAGAAGGCTCAGGATCGCCAGATGGGTGGTTATGAGTAAAGATCACCGCGGCAGCGTTCACTGCTAGTACGGTCTTAACCACTTCCCGCGGGTAGACACTTGCAGAATCGATAGTGCCAAAGAACAGTTCTTTAAATGCAATTAAGCGGTGTTGATTATCCAACAGCATCAACGCGAACACTTCACTCTCGTAGGCTTGCAGCTTACAGGCAGCAAAGGACTTAGTTACTGTGGGATTACAAAAGGAGTCGGTTGGTTTAGAAGAACGAGCCGCAAGGATTTCGGCTGCTGCTTCTAACACTCGGTCGGCGGTAACAGGGCCAGAAAAGTAGTAGTTGTTTTCGTGCATAAATCCTCCAAAGGGAATTGATGAGTGAATGCACGAAGATGATATATATGTGAATTAAATTTCATTTAATAACAATGTATTAATTACATAAGTCTGTAATTAATTAAACAATCAATGGGTACGATATTTATTAAATATCGTACCTATTTTTATATAGAGAGATAGGTAAATGACTAGCTTTATTTATATCGATGTTGCTGCCCCTAATAACCATGAAGGTTGTAAGCGAGGTGGAATCGGCATGGCTGTCCTTGATGAGGATAATTATGTTGAATGCCAAAAAGGCTTAACTATTGAACGTGATACCAACAATGCAGAGCTCGACTTAATGGCATTGCAAGAAGCTCTTGAATATTCGGAAGATGGAGATGTCATTTATTCTACTAGTGACTACTGCGTGAAAGGTTTTAATGATTGGTTAGATGGATGGAAAAGCAAAGGTTGGCGTAAGTCGGATCGAAAGCCGGTACAAAACCGTCAGCTATGGCAGGTCGTTGATGAGCTTCGGTCTCGTAAGTACGTAGAAGTCAGAAAAGTGAAAGCTCACGCAGGGATAAGAGGGAATGAGATTGCGAATTCGTTGGCAATTGAAGCGGCGGAGCTGTAAGGCTAAATGACACGCAGCTTGTGGTGTACATTCCACAAGCTGCGACTCTTATTCATTATTAATATTGATGATTTTGGAGTTTTCTCTTACCGTACGGATATTATTTGAGGAGCGGATGATCTCTAATGCTCAACGAAAAGTTTAAAATTCCTGTTATTAAGATAGGCAACCCATTTCTGCCTTCGCCTGATGAAGTCTCTGAGTTTTTGGGACTCCCAGTTTCTCCAAGAGAGAAAATAAAGTGGTTAAATGCGTCAGTGGTAAAGAGTACGCTGCCGACAGACCGTACGCTTGATAACATTAGCAAGGACGGAATACGATGGACATCGATACGTCAGTTTGCTTGGCAATTGGCGAAAGTGTTAGTTCGAAAAGATTTGACGTTCAAAGTTTCTATCTCCGATGGTGGACTTCATAAAGCAGACTTATCTTTTTGGTGGTCTCACACTCTTAAAGGCATTCAGCAAGGGCTATCTTCGACTTCTAGTGAGTTGAATGTAGGGCCTGTGGTCAGCTATATAGATAGTCGCTGCATCGCTTATCAAAGACAGTTGGCTTTTGTGCTGGATGCTCCCGATATTAATGATAACAACCAAAGTGAGCTAATCTCAGGTTATTACCTACCAATACTCGACTTTACGTTGCTCAGTGAGCAAGAAAAGGCCCTTGTAAAAAACTGGCTCAAATCGCCAAATGAATTTGACTCACAAGAAACTGAGCAGGCAATGCTTTGTTTCTATCATGACTTCTGGTTGTCTTTAATGTCGGTTATTGATGCAATGTTTCTTGAAGATTGGGAAAAACACTATTCAGAATACACTCCTAGTGTTCAAGCACAGAAATATGGAGTGTTTGGGCTGGTCTTTAACAGAAAAGAGAAAACATTCCTTGGCAAATTTTTTGGCCTAATAAAAGAGCGGACTAATCAAACTTACGTGCAATTGTCTGAGTATGTTGGTTTACCTTTTAGTGAACATGAACGAAATGGTGTTCTAAAGCGTGATGTTCAACAAGCTCGCTTTAAAGAGTGGCGTAGTGGGAAAAGCCTCCCTTCTGTAAAAGCCTTGAGCGCGTTTTTTGACAATATGAATGCAGGGCGTCAAGGAACTGACTTACTGATATACGCACTGTTTATGAGGGCACTTGATAAGGAGCGGTGTTGTGTGCTTTCTGATATCTATACGACAAGTCGCTATCAGCGTTATTACCAAAACTACACTTCCTAGGCTGCACTTTGGCAGCCTAGGTTTGCTTCTATTTTTTGCTTGGTGGGTTGTTGGTGCGGCCACCGCCTGATGGATTCGATGTGCCATTTTTGGTCGGCCATAGTGGAGTATTGTTTCCTGACAATTGTTTACTTCCCATAGGTAGTTCCTTTTAGTTGAGGTTGTTGACGATAATTCGTCGACAATCATCATGCACGAATACAATGATTCATAGGGAGGTGGGGCGGAGCGAAAGTTATTAGGAGTGTAAGTGTTTTTCGTTGATCTCTAATGTAGATAGGTATGGTACCAGCATCGGTAAAGCTTTCTTTCTTACTAAGTTTTTTACTTATAACATATGATTTTAAATAGATGAGATAAGGCAAAAAACAATAGGGAGCGTGATTGGTTCCCATGGCCATTTTTACTATTGATGATGGCATTACTTTTCTTTGATGGTTTCGAGCCTTTTGGAACAGTGATTGATGACTCATTCTTACCTTCATTTTGCGCCGCTTTCACCTCCTTTTGTATTGAGTACTTTTGCCAACACTGACGTTGACGGTTCCTTAATCCACCGTTCCGTGAAACAGCTCTTTAAACTCAATCGGTCGGTTTGGGTTATCCAACAGCATCACCGCGAACACTTCACGCTCATTGCAATCTAGCTTACAACACACATACTCTTAGGTGGAATCAGGATTAGTTAGGGCATTACGACGCACTTAGCCATGCTCTAGGATTTCATTTTCCTGATAGTATGCTTCTTTTGGGGGCATTTCAGGTTCCTGTCGGAATCAATGATGGGTATTCACATTGATGACATATACCTGAAGATTTTTGGATTGAAGTGTATGGTGCTAAGGGGCAGCGGACAACCTTCTGTTTTTTGTCATTACAGTGTCGCTTGGTGAGTAGGGAGAATTAGATATTATTGCTATCTTTAATTCTCCCCAAACAGCTGTGGATGCTCGGGCTGTCTAGTCAGAAGAGTGTTAGAATATGATTGCAATTTCGTTATAGCCTCCTGATTGCACATGACTAATAAAATTTTGCTCCCAATTTCGATATAGGTCATTAACTTCTGATGATTGGATACGTTGCCACCCCAATTCAACAGTGAAATAGATTTTGTGACGAAGATCGAAATCAATATGACGTTTTAACTCTGGGTAGTGATTTCCTACATAAGCAAAATCAGTGATGTAACTAATTGTTATGTTTGCTTCATTGGTTATGTTGAGGCCAATTTCAACAGGGTGGCAACCACTGCTTTCAGCGCTATAGCTCTTATCACGGAAGCAAATAGTCAAGCGTTGGCCGGTGGTTTTTAAACTATCTAAAGTTAATACCGTTTGACAGTGCTCACTTAATAGCTCGTGAATCTGTTTGGATACTGGTAATGAGGTTGACGTGAAGTTTAGTTTTGTCATATGCGTTTCCTCGGAAGATGTTGAATCAAAGCTTATAAAACGGATGGTTAGAAAATAATATTCAAGTAGTAAATTGAGTGTTCAAGGTTGGCGTGCTGATGTTGGAGTGATAGCACCAGATATTGATAAAGAAGAAACAACAGTGTTTACCATTTAGTGTGCTCTGTACCGCAGAAAGTTGTGAGATAGTTCAGCTATGCACAAAGGTAATATATGTCTGAGTTTTTTTTGTTTAAGTGAATTAGTCTGAGCCTGTTGGAGCAGAAGCTTGGAAATGTTTGAGAGGGGGATTTCCTAATCGAGAAATCTTGGAAATCACTAATTCTATCAAGGAGTAGATAGACAATGAAAAGAGTAAGGGATGGTGTATGTCGAGATTGCATGTCACTTACTGTTTGCAAGTTAACCAGAAAGCGTGTTTAGTCACCCCATTCGATTTATAGATAGGAGCGGTTAGGGTACAATGCTAAACCGTCGAGACAAGTCGTTGTAATGACGCATTTATTTATATATTTGGTAGCTAAAAATGATAACGAAAGAAGCACAAATTGAACAAGCGCTCATAGATAAGCTGGGCGATCTGAAGTATTCATACCGTAAAGATATCCGAACAGATCGAGCCTTGAAGCAGAACTTTCGTGAAAAATTTGAGGCGTTAAACTTCGTCAACCTTACTGACAATGAATTTGAGCGTTTATATCAAGACATCATTACGGCTGATGTCTTTGAAGCTGCTAAAACGCTGCGTGAACGTGGCTACTTTCAGCGTGAGGATGGTACACCGCTGCATTACACCTTAGTGAATATCAAAGACTGGTGTAAAAATGAGTTTGAAGTAATTAACCAATTGCGCATTAATACGGATGAAAGCAATCACCGTTACGATGTGATTTTATTGATTAATGGCGTACCTACGGTGCAGATTGAGCTGAAGGCTTACGACATTGTGACTCGTCGAGCTATGGAACAAATCGTTGATTACAAAAATGATATTGGCAATGGCTACACCAATACACTGATGTGCTTCATTCAAATGTTTATTGTTAGCAATGAACACCACACTTATTACTTTGCTAACAACCGTAGTGAGCACTTTAGCTTCAATGCTGATGAGCGTTTTTTACCTGTTTATCAACTAGCTAATGAAAAAAACCGTAAAATATCGCATCTACATGACTTTGCTGATGCCTTCTTATCGAAGTGTACTCTAGGTCAAATGATCAGCCGTTACATGGTACTGGTTCAGTCGGAACAAAAGCTTCTGGTTATGCGTCCGTATCAAATCTATGCGGTGGAAGCTATTGTTGATTGTATCCATGAAGGGCAAGTAAATGGCTATATCTGGCATACAACAGGATCTGGTAAAACTCTAACGTCTTTTAAAGCGTCAACGTTACTTAAAGATAATCCTGATATTGAAAAGTGCTTGTTTGTAGTCGACAGAAAAGATTTGGATCGTCAAACACGAGAAGAATTTAATAAGTTTCAAGATGGCTGTGTAGAAGAGAACACCAATACAGAAACGTTAGTTCGTCGTATGTTGTCAGAAGACTATGCTGATAAAGTCATCGTTACAACGATTCAGAAACTCGGCTTAGCGCTAGATGAAAACAGCAAGCGCAACCAGAGTAAACTGAAAGCGGGTAAAAAAACCTTTAAAGAACGATTAGAGCCACTACGAGATAAGCGTATTGTTTTTATCTTTGATGAATGTCACCGCTCTCAGTTTGGTGAAAACCATAAATCGATTGAAGAGTTTTTCCCCGAAGCACAATTGTTTGGCTTTACAGGTACTCCTATATTCGAGAAAAACTCAACGTATACTCAAATCGATGGCAATGTGGGTTCCTTTAAAACCACTGAGAGTATCTTTGAGCAAGAGCTACACCACTATACGATTACTCATGCAATTGAAGATAAGAACGTTCTAAGCTTCCATATTGACTTTTTTGGCAAACATTCTGCGAGCAAGCAACTAGCAGACGCCAGCAATGATGAAGCTGAAGCCACGGTGACAAGAGTTACACCTCCACCACGGGCTGTCGTTCAAGAGATACTAGAGAAGCATGATGCTGTGACGAATCACCGTCGATTCAATGCCATTCTAGCAACGGCTTCTATCAATCATGCAATTGAATACTTCGAAGAGTTTAAGAGCCAGCAAGAGCTTAAAGCCTCAGAGTCTGAAGACTATGTTCCGTTGAATATTGCTTGTGTGTTTTCGCCGCCAGCACAGCTAAGTGATAAGGATAAAGAAGATTCAGATTTAAATACACTCGCTCGAAATGTGAAAGATATCCAACAATTACAGGAAGATCTACCACAAGAAAAAGCCGATAACGAAGTTGAACCTGAGCGCAAGAAGCAAGCACTAATCGATATTATTAATAGCTACAACCACCAGTATTCAACGAATCATACTATTAATGAGTTTGACCTCTATTACCAAGATGTTCAGCAACGGATTAAAGATCAGCAATACGACAATGCTGATTATCCACATAAAAACAAGATCGATATCGTTATCGTCGTTGATATGTTATTGACAGGTTTTGACTCCAAATACCTGAACACCTTATACGTAGATAAGAACCTAAAACACCATGGTCTTATACAAGCATTTTCACGTACTAACCGTGTATTGAATGATAGCAAGCCTTGGGGGAATATTTTAGATTTCCGAGGTCAAGAAAAAGAAGTCAATGAAGCTATTAAACTTTTTTCTGGTAAAAAAGAAGAAGGTGCTGAGCAGATTTGGTTGGTAGATCCTGCGCCTGTTGTCGTTGAAAAATATAAAGCAGCGGTCGATAAGCTAGAAGCCTTTATGCAAAAGCAAGGCTTAGCATGTGAGCCTTCAGAAGTGACCAATCTTCAAGGTGACGCGCAAAGAGCTTCTTTTATTAATCACTTCAAAGAAGTACAAAAATTTAAGAACCAACTAGAGCAGTACACAGAACTAGATGACGAACAGAAAGCTCAGGTAGCAGCGACATTACCGATTGATACCTTACGTGGCTTTAAAGGAGCGTATTTAGAAACAGCCAAAGACTTGAAACGCAAGCTAGACACGAATAAAGGGGCAGGAGACTTGCCTGAAGAAGTCGAACAGCTAGAGTTTGAGTTTGTGTTGTTTGCATCCGCTTTAATCGATTATGACTACATCATGGGATTAATTGCTAAATCGACTCAGGGAACAAGTAAGCAAAGCATGACGCGTCAGCAACTCATCGATTTGATTTGTTCGCAATCGAATCTGATGTCTGAACGAGATGAGTTAATTGCTTATATACATAGTTTACCTTCTGGTGAAGCATTGAATGTGTCACAAATTCACGCTGGCTACCAAGCATTTAAAATGAAAAAGGCTACCAGCGAACTCAATGACATGGCTATAAAGCACGGTTTAACCACAGAGAGTTTACAAGCATTTGTTGATGGAATTATGGGACGAATGATTT is a window of Vibrio porteresiae DSM 19223 DNA encoding:
- the radC gene encoding RadC family protein, whose amino-acid sequence is MHENNYYFSGPVTADRVLEAAAEILAARSSKPTDSFCNPTVTKSFAACKLQAYESEVFALMLLDNQHRLIAFKELFFGTIDSASVYPREVVKTVLAVNAAAVIFTHNHPSGDPEPSQADRRITTRLIDALGLIDVRVLDHIVVGDTCVSFAERGLL
- a CDS encoding RNase H family protein, which translates into the protein MTSFIYIDVAAPNNHEGCKRGGIGMAVLDEDNYVECQKGLTIERDTNNAELDLMALQEALEYSEDGDVIYSTSDYCVKGFNDWLDGWKSKGWRKSDRKPVQNRQLWQVVDELRSRKYVEVRKVKAHAGIRGNEIANSLAIEAAEL
- a CDS encoding DUF2787 domain-containing protein, whose translation is MTKLNFTSTSLPVSKQIHELLSEHCQTVLTLDSLKTTGQRLTICFRDKSYSAESSGCHPVEIGLNITNEANITISYITDFAYVGNHYPELKRHIDFDLRHKIYFTVELGWQRIQSSEVNDLYRNWEQNFISHVQSGGYNEIAIIF
- a CDS encoding type I restriction endonuclease subunit R — its product is MITKEAQIEQALIDKLGDLKYSYRKDIRTDRALKQNFREKFEALNFVNLTDNEFERLYQDIITADVFEAAKTLRERGYFQREDGTPLHYTLVNIKDWCKNEFEVINQLRINTDESNHRYDVILLINGVPTVQIELKAYDIVTRRAMEQIVDYKNDIGNGYTNTLMCFIQMFIVSNEHHTYYFANNRSEHFSFNADERFLPVYQLANEKNRKISHLHDFADAFLSKCTLGQMISRYMVLVQSEQKLLVMRPYQIYAVEAIVDCIHEGQVNGYIWHTTGSGKTLTSFKASTLLKDNPDIEKCLFVVDRKDLDRQTREEFNKFQDGCVEENTNTETLVRRMLSEDYADKVIVTTIQKLGLALDENSKRNQSKLKAGKKTFKERLEPLRDKRIVFIFDECHRSQFGENHKSIEEFFPEAQLFGFTGTPIFEKNSTYTQIDGNVGSFKTTESIFEQELHHYTITHAIEDKNVLSFHIDFFGKHSASKQLADASNDEAEATVTRVTPPPRAVVQEILEKHDAVTNHRRFNAILATASINHAIEYFEEFKSQQELKASESEDYVPLNIACVFSPPAQLSDKDKEDSDLNTLARNVKDIQQLQEDLPQEKADNEVEPERKKQALIDIINSYNHQYSTNHTINEFDLYYQDVQQRIKDQQYDNADYPHKNKIDIVIVVDMLLTGFDSKYLNTLYVDKNLKHHGLIQAFSRTNRVLNDSKPWGNILDFRGQEKEVNEAIKLFSGKKEEGAEQIWLVDPAPVVVEKYKAAVDKLEAFMQKQGLACEPSEVTNLQGDAQRASFINHFKEVQKFKNQLEQYTELDDEQKAQVAATLPIDTLRGFKGAYLETAKDLKRKLDTNKGAGDLPEEVEQLEFEFVLFASALIDYDYIMGLIAKSTQGTSKQSMTRQQLIDLICSQSNLMSERDELIAYIHSLPSGEALNVSQIHAGYQAFKMKKATSELNDMAIKHGLTTESLQAFVDGIMGRMIFDGEKLGDLLEPLDLSWKERTKKELALMEDLVPYLHKLAQGREISGLAAYE